The window TCCTTCCATCATGCCAgcaggtacaaacacacactgagacactttTCTGATGACAAACTGCTCAATGACATTCAAACCAAGCCTCTTTCCTCTCCACTACCTGTCTACATCAAACTTAACCTGAATATCGTACAATGGCCTATTCTCCATTTTAATCTTTAAACTGAAAACATAATCTTAATTTAGTCCCTAAAGTGACCGAATGTCCCAAAAAATGCTTGTGTATACATACACGTATATACACGGATacacactacatttatttaccaATAAAATCCAAGTTGTACAGtttcaaaaaaaagaaaagaaaaagagaaactgAAAGAATCTACAGTTTGTCAAAGTAAATCACTGCTTGTGTGTGTAAACCTGTGCGGCTGCACTGCAGGCCTGAACGCAGTTTGTCTTTTGTAAATGTGCACTTGAAGAGTGAAAATCCTGATCAGCAGCACTCAAACTCTCCAGAAATCTTCAGTCAtggtatttaaagaggacctattatgcttttcccctttcctttagtgtgttatatggtgtttttgtgcatgtaaaagttctgcaaagttacaaacccaaagtccactccaaagagatttcctctctccctccacagaaacactgctccatgcctgaaacaccttgattgaagtcccaccttttcttctgtaacgtggtgatgtcaccaagtcacacatttgcataataccagCTTGTTTTGCAcggcctcaaacaaagctagttagagcggagctgggaTGGAGTCCGAGGGGTTTGGTTCAGTTgaacaatcacaacagagtggccCAGCTGACCGATCAGAGCAGGCTGGGCTCTTCAGGAGTAACTGCAGCACAGCTGCTTTATAAGAACAATAACGCATGTAAACACAGTAGatacccaaaatacaagtatgcacctgaacaTGAGCacaaggtcctctttaaacagcTCTGAACAGCTTCAAATATGTGAAGTCTtccagatggccgcccacccagagcccggttctggtccaggtttcttccccctaaacggggagtttttcctggccacagcacTCTCCGGTGCAATGCACCtggtgggatctcttgttgggtccaGCGTAAAATAATGGaaattttccggcagcaggggcgccagaaaatgtctgttaaaaaacagaaaaatactgtccgttaattaacataaataaactgtaaaaaaacaaaaaacaataattatctttatataattagcctttattactgttatattacaagaaatattttactttaaacatatatttattgttagaatagtcatacactgTAAATCTatgaccatttacatataaatcacaaatggaACATGtcattttacgttgcaaaagcccaaatttacattaactcagaaggatttttacaagaaatatttttagaattccatgaaatccttttattctaacataaattaattgttaaaatagagtcataaacatctaaaaaacagaataattatctttaaaaattatcaagaaaagcttaaatacagataattacgattgtgattacaaaaaatactgtaaatctaagaccatttacatataaatcacaaatgacacatgtcatttttacatttttgtgtatagagtacggtctaagacctgctctatatataacttctgttatgatttaacgctatataaagataaattgaattgaattgaaattgaattcCATCGCAGCATGGAGAGGAATAAATGAATGGAAGCTTTCAGCTCCAGCAGCTGAGCCCACCTCTGATCAGGAAGAAGGGCAAAATGAAGCAGCACCCCGAGTCTAAATATTCACAGGTTTCTTTTCCTCCTGCAGTCCACAGATCTCCGTCTCGCAGCAGTGGTCTGGACCGCTCTGAGTCCATGCTGTACGGAGGGAGCATGGGCCAGCTGAACGGAGGGGCGAACGTCTACCTGCCAGACTACTCCGTCAGACAGCTCACACACCTGCAGATCATCAAGGTAACACCTGAACGCCTCATGACCTACCATAGGATTTATCATACAGTATGTCCTTAGACACCGTTTGATAAAAGTGGAGAGAACTTCTACcgtagacatatatacatagacgctGCATTGGACGCTTCAGCCCGTTGCAGCGATACATCAAcatgggcgccatattggacctggcaacactggcctgtaaccctctacaagtgaacgggggagctgccgtttctctggataaaaagcactaacGTTAACGTTAATTTAACGTTCctcctcgtagatcataaaccctttaatataataacgactGGTTGAAaccggttgagaaatgtagacgttatagtgctttttatccagagaaacggcagctcccccgttcactagTAGAGGGTTACAGGCCGGTCTGGTCAGGTCCactatggcgcccacgttgacgtcCGATCCAtgcatctatgtatatatacagcatGTCTCTTCCACCATAACATCCTTCTAACCCTTAAGTATACCCATAAtcctctgctgctgtgtgtcagATTACCCGCAGCCACTACCAGAACGCTGTGACGGCCACCCGGATGGACAGCTCTCCTCTGACGCCCGATGCCGACGCCCGTCTGGCGGAAGGCGACACCCCGACCCCAGAGCCCCCGGCCGCAGAGCACGGCGCCACGCCGGAgcacaccaccacctccaccaccaccaccaccctcatGCCCCCACCCAGGGAGACCGGCCGGCCCAGCTCGGCCCGGACCCGAGGACAGCAGTCCAGCGTCCCGCACAGCACCTCGCTGCTCAACGAGAAGAACCGCATCGTCCGTGAGTatccagagacagacaggaagtgacactTCAGATCCATCAGAGGCAGACAAACAACGCCGGCTCCCTCAAATGAGTTTCTCTCTTTTCATTAGAGCAAAATATTCAGAATGAATTGAGTTCAAGAAGCTCATCCTAACAGACGGACGCCGAGTCTGAGAGATAAACAGACTGAATATCAATGAGATGATCAGGAAACAATGGATTCCTATGAGAAGCAGCTGTTAGTGCCACATTAAGGGGAAAGTTAGATTTGAATGGGTTTTGGATGAAGACTAATATTACGCTGTTGAGATTTAGTGGCTAGGGAAGTTTTTAGAAGAATATATGGCGTATATTTTATGCACATGAAATGtactagagcaggggtctccgACAAGTAGCTCGCTCGCTACCAGTAGCTCGCTACCTGTGTCTGAGTGGCTCACTAAAGGTTACAAGAATATGGAGATAAGtttgataacacaaagtcacattGTAAAATAAATTCACAGACATCGCGCCCCCTTCTGACACTAAATGATTATTTGCCGACAACTAAACAAGCTGCACTGCTTTCACATTTCATGACATCGGCGACGTGGTAACATTAGGCGATGATGGCAGACCAGCAAGCGTACACCAGgacaataaaaagcaaaaaaatatatactattTTAATGAAGAATGCGAGCGTGGCAGTCGGTAAAAGATTCAACGTTGAGCGCCACTTCACCAAAATCCACGGCAACTGTTAATGCCGACTTTCCGGCTGGTAGCGGTCTACgaacagagaaggtaaaggagctgaaaacaacgctTAAAAAAGACGCCAGTCTCTGTTTAACAaactgaggaagaagaaggccAACGCTGCAGCAGAGGCTTCGTTTAGTGGCCAACATCCTAACGAAGCAAAAAGCCCTTCGCCGATGGAGGGATTGTAATAGAAGCGATGACTGCGatgttattaaaggaccatgaaagtaagacagaaatgatgtctgCTGTCGGCGATGTACAACTTGGCGTCGCTGTGTGTAGCTCTGggacactttcattttgtcaaattagctctcagagggaaaaaaggttggagacccctggtctagagcAATGCTGGAAAACAGCATAGATGAAAAGAGCAACGCCTCAACACTGTCTCTAAACCACTAATTATTTGAATCGACAAAGTTCATGGATTTTTGTCAgatcaaaatatttttaaaatatgaataagcTGATTGGTTGTGTGTTGACTGCTATTTCATAAGCACTACTTTACACAGACACATTTAATTCAGATGCAGATTAAATGCTATTGTACAAAAAGCAAAGTTCCCcacaaatatttcaaaatgaattcctactgtatatattactgtAACTTTATGCTGATGTGTGTTTCACTGCTGCAGACTAGAACTGGAGTCAGTAATCGGTCTTTGAATGCACCGCTGGGAGGGAGAACAGAGACATGAATATTGATGCACCACTGCAGCTTAATTACTTCAAATTCAAAGTGGTGCACCGAATGATGCTCCTGATGGAGACcagtggtgtgtgtttgtgtgtgtgtgtgtgtgtgtgtacactatGAACATTGATTATAGCAGAGGAATATTTGTACTTTTTGCTGGTTATAAAagctacagacagacaggaaggacAGAGCTGAACAGCAAATAAAGCAAACTCTACAGGCAAAAATGAATGGGAACCAATGATGGACCCCACCAGTCAGCTTATTACAGAGTTTATTcttatagaatataaatataatgataTCACCCTAATGGATTCAGTTGGTGAAGCCACTGATGGAAGTGTTACGAAGGTCAAGAACTGTTATTGTAACATTGTGCCgtcaatttaaagggactgtttataactttttaagcgtataaatgtaccgggtcgggacacatgcacgctcgcgtgtggccggcgtccccgctcctctgcctgcttgccttcactcagacagcgcgcgcgttctcgcgtactcgctccacctctagacgtgaaccgcactcactccacactgcagaagagttagtttagctctgagaatatctagtgaatgttcagtggacgtttgtgcagaaataactgctgcagctcctccagaccaacagaggtttcccgtgtcttgggaagtgacggggctctgcagagagaaaccttgtcgtttcgttaccgaccgggtgccggtgtcaacactaggatcagcattgattcatggagagaccttggtctggtcagctaacattactgccaagcagctgaaatatagagtgatattgtgcttttagctgacgtgtgtcgcctcactgttttgagcgatgctccttcatgccCATGTAGAGCGAggaagcgcgagcccgacgctgactttcgttgatttcacggccacaggtgtcgctgttaagaagcatttctgaaagttacaaatagtccctttaatgtcaAACCGACATTTTTAAGAAAGTAATTTTTCTGATTTGTTTCCAACAGCAACTATAAGAGGGTATATCTGTGAATGCTCCTCACATTTTAAACGTGGTTATCTGGTGAATCTGGTTGGCAAGGGATGCTACAAAGTGTATATTTTTCATGTATGAATAAGTTTAAGAAAAAAGTTAGATATACATTTGTGGGAaagttattttacaaaaagacaTTGTAGTCTTAAGTTAGTCTCTCTTTTTGTGGCGTTAAAGGGGACATCACACATACCTgaagttcctaccaacccacaaactgtgaaataagacgacccagtcagttttttgtgggctgtctagatcagaaaatatatgattcaacaagccgttcagatttggctccccttcctatgtcacatgcaggctcatcaGAATACCTTTGtaaagccaatcagagcagactgggctttttaaagacaggcgctaaaacggagtgtttcagacagacggtgaatacaggtatatattcagacagacaggatgaggaaaataaacatgttctagtagaaacacaaaatacaagtatgaacctggaaatgagcatcaTATGGGACCTTTGAATTAATGACAACTTGGCAACCAGTTCCAACTCTCTCAGGAACCGAGGATGGGAGACAGACTTTGAGAAACGGGTCAGGAAAAAGGCATAATTTATCgtcatatatgtgtgtgtgtcttctgcAGGCAGCAAGTCGGACGGCCAGAAGAGTCCCAGCGATTCAGTGTTTCTCAGGATGGATGAGATCCCGTACATCAGGGAGGACAGATCTGAGGGTGACGCTCACGCTGGTACGATGCGTTACCGTTAACCGCTCTGTTCAGACAAGCAATCTGATTGGTCGGATGGACTCTTTAATATTCCACGgaaaggataatgtacagcgagccggtcattgttgtgaaataaaccccaacagggccTGAAACGGAggtctctcatcaccctgaaggggttaaTGTCACAAcgatgacccactagctgttcATTATCTCGATTactacacagctacttactgaagaaatcaataatctgacacaaaaacggtcctccagagtctgacacCAGagctgtgtccatagcaacggtctgctacacatagcaacggtctgctacacgtagcaacagtctgttatacatagcaacggtctgttatacatagcaccggtctgttatacatagcaacggtctgttatacatagcaacggtctgttatacttagcaacggtctgttatacatagcaccggtctgttatacatagcaacagtctgttatacatagcaacggtctgttatacatagcaacggtctgctatacatagcaacggtctgctatacatagcaacggtctgttatacttagcaacggtctgttatatatagcaccggtctgttatacatagcaacggtctgttatacatagtaacggtttgttatacataacaccggtctgttatacatagcaacggtctgttatacatagcaacggtctgttatacatagtaatggtctgttatacatagcaacggtttgttatacataacaccggtctgttatacatagcaacggtctgttatacatagcaacggtctgttatacatagcaatggtctgttatacatagcaacggtttgttatacataacaacggtctgttatacatagcaatggtctgttatacatagcaacggtctgttatacatagaaacggtctgttatacatagcaatggtctgctatacttaacaacggtctgttatacgtagcagcggtctgttatacgtagcaacgctctgctatacgtagcaacggtctgttatacatagcaacggtctgttatacatagcagcagtctgctataaagaaataacaaaccgtagaacgccgtgattaaccaatcagaatcaagtattcaacaaagccgtaaTAATTGATGATAATATCCATAAATAACAGTTAATGGTAACAAGCAGTAAAAGTCACTGTGGCTGAACAAAGAAAAGACTTTCTGAATAAGgcacattcattatttatttttaaatgaattcaaaTCTTTTCTTGAGCAGCTTTAAAGGTTTCCAGACGTCTTTAGTTTCACTTTGTACCCTAAACTCATACAGGACTCTAATGTCTCCTCCCACTGAGACTAAAGCTGTTCATACTGACCGGGTCATgactacctctctctctctctctctctctctctctctctctctctctctctctctctctctctctctctctctctctctctctctctcccccccccctctctctcagacGTGGCCTCTGTTCCCATAGAAACGGACACGTCTCCTTTCAtcagcagcctgtcgctgagcggctcagaggacaCACTGGGCAAGAAACTCCTGCTCAAACTCAGTCagtcacacaccacacacacacacacacacgcacacacgcacacacacacacacacacacacacacacacacacacacacacacacacacacacaccactattCACAAGTCCTTTctatgcctctctctctctctgtctctctctctctctctccctgctttaCTTTGATTAACAAACTCAACACACTCTCACAGCCTCCCTCCAGAACCTCCAGAACCTCCAGAACCTCCTACTGAAACGTACATTAGTGATTTGGACCGGCCCACCAAGAGTTTTTTATTTTGCTCTATAGATGCAAAAGCatagtttataaaccataaACTACATATAGAGATACAACTAgatacaaacaacaacagtttatAAAGATGTTGATTGTATTTCCTACGTCACATCACAGAGAACTTCATATCTGATTTATTGCTGTCAGGTAGGTTATTGTTGGAGATGGaacagatgtgatgtgatcttaTTCAAGCTTCTGTAGGTTGGAAGGCAGGaagaaaaatacatataaacatctAAAACACATGAATGTAGAGTTTGATCAGTGATGTATAATGTCGCTAATTTGTTGTAAATGGCAACTACACACTTTATACATGCAGTCATCTAGTCAAGTTTATATCTAGTTTGATTCACAaataaataatcacatttaaatgtCCGAAAAATTACAACCATGTATTAgagccattgtaggtaaaaaaaaaaaaaaaaattatgcaatattcagagaaaaacttaaaatttatgagaaaaaacttaaatattctctgagatcaaattgataaatttacgagaaaaaaattacaaatttaccataaaaaaaacttt of the Sebastes fasciatus isolate fSebFas1 unplaced genomic scaffold, fSebFas1.pri Scaffold_121, whole genome shotgun sequence genome contains:
- the LOC141763645 gene encoding metal transporter CNNM1-like translates to MHSGLKVTLNERFHPGKSHLAIVQRVNNEGEGDPFYEVLGIVTLEDVIEEIIKSEILDETDLYTDNRTKRRVSHHERKQQDFSIFKLSENEMKVNISPQLLLATHRFLSTEVEPFKPAHISEKILLRLIKHPSVVEELKFDEKNKRASQHFLFQRNKPVDYFILVLQGRVEVEFGKEALKFENGAFSYFGVPSIMPAVHRSPSRSSGLDRSESMLYGGSMGQLNGGANVYLPDYSVRQLTHLQIIKITRSHYQNAVTATRMDSSPLTPDADARLAEGDTPTPEPPAAEHGATPEHTTTSTTTTTLMPPPRETGRPSSARTRGQQSSVPHSTSLLNEKNRIVRSKSDGQKSPSDSVFLRMDEIPYIREDRSEGDAHADVASVPIETDTSPFISSLSLSGSEDTLGKKLLLKLSHKKRKKSREGEKTPEDISEQPLVKT